In the genome of Vicia villosa cultivar HV-30 ecotype Madison, WI linkage group LG7, Vvil1.0, whole genome shotgun sequence, one region contains:
- the LOC131619814 gene encoding uncharacterized protein LOC131619814: MKSGTRGKRGRGRPPKAAPPSPVSQPTPLSSENKQSTSEMENPDFLSSDTSRTRKEEEQETVLVEDKDEDSETLIEGKSKKAPQTEPKKIEERKLWVDVLAENRNLAKGLSMQYVAPTVTSEGIEIEIEEDDIASEVQYWETTLILYAMGEELSMNMVKNFMEKTWSFVKLPDMFYHDEGYFILQFKSHEDMDAVLMRGPYTLRNISLMLREWKADFNLKRDMLRTLPLWVKLPKLPLHLWGAKSLSKIGSAIGVPLVTDECTTTKLRVSYARLLIEVDITKEMVKEIAIKDCEGGN; the protein is encoded by the coding sequence ATGAAGAGTGGAACGCGCGGGAAACGAGGACGAGGGAGGCCGCCAAAAGCGGCGCCACCGTCACCAGTGAGCCAACCAACACCACTCTCATCGGAGAACAAACAATCAACTTCGGAGATGGAGAATCCAGATTTTCTATCATCTGATACTTCACGAACTAGGAAGGAGGAGGAACAAGAAACGGTTCTTGTTGAGGATAAGGATGAAGACTCGGAAACCCTAATTGAAGGAAAATCAAAGAAGGCACCACAAACGGAACCAAAGAAGATTGAAGAACGTAAACTGTGGGTTGATGTGCTTGCGGAGAATCGCAATCTAGCAAAAGGCCTCTCGATGCAATATGTAGCGCCAACTGTGACAAGCGAAGGAATTGAAAtcgagattgaagaagatgacatTGCATCTGAAGTGCAATACTGGGAAACAACGTTAATCTTGTACGCGATGGGGGAGGAATTAAGCATGAACATGGTGAAAAACTTCATGGAGAAGACTTGGAGCTTTGTCAAGCTTCCTGATATGTTTTACCATGATGAAGGTTACTTCATtcttcagttcaaatctcacgaGGACATGGATGCGGTACTGATGCGAGGACCTTACACACTTAGAAACATCTCTCTGATGCTGAGGGAATGGAAGGCTGACTTTAACCTAAAGAGGGATATGCTGAGAACTCTCCCACTGTGGGTAAAACTCCCAAAATTGCCTCTACATCTATGGGGAGCGAAGAGTTTGAGTAAGATTGGTAGTGCAATAGGAGTCCCTCTCGTCACTGACGAATGTACAACCACTAAATTGAGGGTATCTTATGCTCGACTCTTGATTGAAGTTGACATCACCAAGGAGATGGTGAAAGAGATTGCAATTAAGGATTGTGAAGGGGGAAACTGA